The following proteins are co-located in the Apium graveolens cultivar Ventura chromosome 5, ASM990537v1, whole genome shotgun sequence genome:
- the LOC141724915 gene encoding lipid phosphate phosphatase 2-like isoform X4, which translates to MPDIQLGAHTIRSHGTHMARLHMHDWLILMLLVVIEVGLNVIEPFHRFVGEGMMEDLKYPLQDNTVPLWAVPIIAILLPLAVIIIYYFIRKDVFDLHQAVLGLLFAVLVTAVLTDSIKDAVGRPRPDFFWRCFPNGKGVFDPTTKNVMCTGEKSVIREGHKSFPSGHTSWSFAGLGFLAWYLSGKVRVFDRRGHVAKLCIVFLPLLVAALVGVSRVDDYWHHWQDVFAGGVLGLTVASFCYLQFFPPPYDIDGIGKDCIKSKQIICTVSMISKQVVSETWNIHTSPMPSSGWGPHVYFQTLADSASGNGTQSSSSNINCLGVRPAELENVYIQSHNGVVSPMLNGVESGRRY; encoded by the exons ATGCCAGATATTCAACTGGGCGCCCACACTATTAGGTCACATGGAACTCATATGGCAAGGCTGCATATGCATGATTGGCTTATATTAATGCTTCTCGTGGTCATAGAAGTTGGTTTAAATGTAATTGAACCATTTCACCGATTTGTTGGAGAGGGGATGATGGAAGATCTCAAGTATCCGTTGCAGGACAACACGGTTCCCCTATGGGCTGTTCCG ATCATTGCAATATTACTGCCTCTAGCTGTCATTATCATATACTACTTCATTAGGAAGGATGTCTTTGACTTGCATCAAGCAGTTTTAG GACTTCTGTTTGCTGTACTTGTTACTGCAGTTTTAACTGATTCTATCAAAGATGCTGTTGGTCGACCTCGTCCAGACTTCTTTTGGCGGTGCTTCCCTAATGGAAAAGGG GTATTTGATCCAACAACAAAAAATGTTATGTGTACTGGAGAGAAGAGTGTCATAAGAGAAGGACACAAAAGCTTCCCTAGCGGACATACTTCTT GGTCCTTTGCTGGCCTTGGTTTTTTGGCCTGGTACTTATCAGGGAAGGTCAGAGTATTTGACCGTAGAGGCCATGTTGCAAAACTCTGCATAGTCTTCCTTCCCTTGCTTGTTGCAGCTCTAGTTGGAGTTTCGCGAGTTGATGACTACTGGCACCATTGGCAAGATGTATTTGCTGGAGGTGTTCTAG GGTTGACAGTAGCTTCGTTTTGTTATTTGCAGTTCTTTCCACCACCTTATGACATTGACG GCATCGGTAAAGACTGCatcaaatcaaaacaaattatttGCACTGTATCTATGATTTCGAAACAAGTTGTATCTGAGACATGGAACATACATACATCACCGATGCCTTCCTCAGGCTGGGGACCTCATGTGTACTTCCAGACATTGGCAGACTCAGCATCCGGAAATGGCACCCAGTCCTCATCCAGCAACATCAATTGTCTTGGTGTACGTCCAGCAGAACTTGAAAATGTGTATATCCAATCTCACAATGGTGTGGTAAGTCCTATGCTAAATGGAGTTGAAAGTGGAAGAAGATATTAG
- the LOC141724915 gene encoding lipid phosphate phosphatase 2-like isoform X3, whose product MGYSDLKQDLPCFSFVAALCIVPLDPFGFKQSPLLHFLSHTSGKVISFILQLARMPDIQLGAHTIRSHGTHMARLHMHDWLILMLLVVIEVGLNVIEPFHRFVGEGMMEDLKYPLQDNTVPLWAVPIIAILLPLAVIIIYYFIRKDVFDLHQAVLGLLFAVLVTAVLTDSIKDAVGRPRPDFFWRCFPNGKGVFDPTTKNVMCTGEKSVIREGHKSFPSGHTSWSFAGLGFLAWYLSGKVRVFDRRGHVAKLCIVFLPLLVAALVGVSRVDDYWHHWQDVFAGGVLGLTVASFCYLQFFPPPYDIDGWGPHVYFQTLADSASGNGTQSSSSNINCLGVRPAELENVYIQSHNGVVSPMLNGVESGRRY is encoded by the exons ATGGGATATAGTGACTTAAAGCAGGACCTCCCCTGTTTCTCATTTGTTGCTGCACTTTGCATTGTCCCCCTCGACCCCTTTGGCTTTAAGCAAAGCCCCTTGCTACATTTTCTTTCACACACTTCCGGAAAAGTCATCTCCTTCATCCTTCAG TTGGCGAGGATGCCAGATATTCAACTGGGCGCCCACACTATTAGGTCACATGGAACTCATATGGCAAGGCTGCATATGCATGATTGGCTTATATTAATGCTTCTCGTGGTCATAGAAGTTGGTTTAAATGTAATTGAACCATTTCACCGATTTGTTGGAGAGGGGATGATGGAAGATCTCAAGTATCCGTTGCAGGACAACACGGTTCCCCTATGGGCTGTTCCG ATCATTGCAATATTACTGCCTCTAGCTGTCATTATCATATACTACTTCATTAGGAAGGATGTCTTTGACTTGCATCAAGCAGTTTTAG GACTTCTGTTTGCTGTACTTGTTACTGCAGTTTTAACTGATTCTATCAAAGATGCTGTTGGTCGACCTCGTCCAGACTTCTTTTGGCGGTGCTTCCCTAATGGAAAAGGG GTATTTGATCCAACAACAAAAAATGTTATGTGTACTGGAGAGAAGAGTGTCATAAGAGAAGGACACAAAAGCTTCCCTAGCGGACATACTTCTT GGTCCTTTGCTGGCCTTGGTTTTTTGGCCTGGTACTTATCAGGGAAGGTCAGAGTATTTGACCGTAGAGGCCATGTTGCAAAACTCTGCATAGTCTTCCTTCCCTTGCTTGTTGCAGCTCTAGTTGGAGTTTCGCGAGTTGATGACTACTGGCACCATTGGCAAGATGTATTTGCTGGAGGTGTTCTAG GGTTGACAGTAGCTTCGTTTTGTTATTTGCAGTTCTTTCCACCACCTTATGACATTGACG GCTGGGGACCTCATGTGTACTTCCAGACATTGGCAGACTCAGCATCCGGAAATGGCACCCAGTCCTCATCCAGCAACATCAATTGTCTTGGTGTACGTCCAGCAGAACTTGAAAATGTGTATATCCAATCTCACAATGGTGTGGTAAGTCCTATGCTAAATGGAGTTGAAAGTGGAAGAAGATATTAG
- the LOC141724915 gene encoding lipid phosphate phosphatase 2-like isoform X2 yields the protein MGYSDLKQDLPCFSFVAALCIVPLDPFGFKQSPLLHFLSHTSGKVISFILQLARMPDIQLGAHTIRSHGTHMARLHMHDWLILMLLVVIEVGLNVIEPFHRFVGEGMMEDLKYPLQDNTVPLWAVPIIAILLPLAVIIIYYFIRKDVFDLHQAVLGLLFAVLVTAVLTDSIKDAVGRPRPDFFWRCFPNGKGVFDPTTKNVMCTGEKSVIREGHKSFPSGHTSWSFAGLGFLAWYLSGKVRVFDRRGHVAKLCIVFLPLLVAALVGVSRVDDYWHHWQDVFAGGVLGLTVASFCYLQFFPPPYDIDDCIKSKQIICTVSMISKQVVSETWNIHTSPMPSSGWGPHVYFQTLADSASGNGTQSSSSNINCLGVRPAELENVYIQSHNGVVSPMLNGVESGRRY from the exons ATGGGATATAGTGACTTAAAGCAGGACCTCCCCTGTTTCTCATTTGTTGCTGCACTTTGCATTGTCCCCCTCGACCCCTTTGGCTTTAAGCAAAGCCCCTTGCTACATTTTCTTTCACACACTTCCGGAAAAGTCATCTCCTTCATCCTTCAG TTGGCGAGGATGCCAGATATTCAACTGGGCGCCCACACTATTAGGTCACATGGAACTCATATGGCAAGGCTGCATATGCATGATTGGCTTATATTAATGCTTCTCGTGGTCATAGAAGTTGGTTTAAATGTAATTGAACCATTTCACCGATTTGTTGGAGAGGGGATGATGGAAGATCTCAAGTATCCGTTGCAGGACAACACGGTTCCCCTATGGGCTGTTCCG ATCATTGCAATATTACTGCCTCTAGCTGTCATTATCATATACTACTTCATTAGGAAGGATGTCTTTGACTTGCATCAAGCAGTTTTAG GACTTCTGTTTGCTGTACTTGTTACTGCAGTTTTAACTGATTCTATCAAAGATGCTGTTGGTCGACCTCGTCCAGACTTCTTTTGGCGGTGCTTCCCTAATGGAAAAGGG GTATTTGATCCAACAACAAAAAATGTTATGTGTACTGGAGAGAAGAGTGTCATAAGAGAAGGACACAAAAGCTTCCCTAGCGGACATACTTCTT GGTCCTTTGCTGGCCTTGGTTTTTTGGCCTGGTACTTATCAGGGAAGGTCAGAGTATTTGACCGTAGAGGCCATGTTGCAAAACTCTGCATAGTCTTCCTTCCCTTGCTTGTTGCAGCTCTAGTTGGAGTTTCGCGAGTTGATGACTACTGGCACCATTGGCAAGATGTATTTGCTGGAGGTGTTCTAG GGTTGACAGTAGCTTCGTTTTGTTATTTGCAGTTCTTTCCACCACCTTATGACATTGACG ACTGCatcaaatcaaaacaaattatttGCACTGTATCTATGATTTCGAAACAAGTTGTATCTGAGACATGGAACATACATACATCACCGATGCCTTCCTCAGGCTGGGGACCTCATGTGTACTTCCAGACATTGGCAGACTCAGCATCCGGAAATGGCACCCAGTCCTCATCCAGCAACATCAATTGTCTTGGTGTACGTCCAGCAGAACTTGAAAATGTGTATATCCAATCTCACAATGGTGTGGTAAGTCCTATGCTAAATGGAGTTGAAAGTGGAAGAAGATATTAG
- the LOC141724915 gene encoding lipid phosphate phosphatase 2-like isoform X1: MGYSDLKQDLPCFSFVAALCIVPLDPFGFKQSPLLHFLSHTSGKVISFILQLARMPDIQLGAHTIRSHGTHMARLHMHDWLILMLLVVIEVGLNVIEPFHRFVGEGMMEDLKYPLQDNTVPLWAVPIIAILLPLAVIIIYYFIRKDVFDLHQAVLGLLFAVLVTAVLTDSIKDAVGRPRPDFFWRCFPNGKGVFDPTTKNVMCTGEKSVIREGHKSFPSGHTSWSFAGLGFLAWYLSGKVRVFDRRGHVAKLCIVFLPLLVAALVGVSRVDDYWHHWQDVFAGGVLGLTVASFCYLQFFPPPYDIDGIGKDCIKSKQIICTVSMISKQVVSETWNIHTSPMPSSGWGPHVYFQTLADSASGNGTQSSSSNINCLGVRPAELENVYIQSHNGVVSPMLNGVESGRRY, translated from the exons ATGGGATATAGTGACTTAAAGCAGGACCTCCCCTGTTTCTCATTTGTTGCTGCACTTTGCATTGTCCCCCTCGACCCCTTTGGCTTTAAGCAAAGCCCCTTGCTACATTTTCTTTCACACACTTCCGGAAAAGTCATCTCCTTCATCCTTCAG TTGGCGAGGATGCCAGATATTCAACTGGGCGCCCACACTATTAGGTCACATGGAACTCATATGGCAAGGCTGCATATGCATGATTGGCTTATATTAATGCTTCTCGTGGTCATAGAAGTTGGTTTAAATGTAATTGAACCATTTCACCGATTTGTTGGAGAGGGGATGATGGAAGATCTCAAGTATCCGTTGCAGGACAACACGGTTCCCCTATGGGCTGTTCCG ATCATTGCAATATTACTGCCTCTAGCTGTCATTATCATATACTACTTCATTAGGAAGGATGTCTTTGACTTGCATCAAGCAGTTTTAG GACTTCTGTTTGCTGTACTTGTTACTGCAGTTTTAACTGATTCTATCAAAGATGCTGTTGGTCGACCTCGTCCAGACTTCTTTTGGCGGTGCTTCCCTAATGGAAAAGGG GTATTTGATCCAACAACAAAAAATGTTATGTGTACTGGAGAGAAGAGTGTCATAAGAGAAGGACACAAAAGCTTCCCTAGCGGACATACTTCTT GGTCCTTTGCTGGCCTTGGTTTTTTGGCCTGGTACTTATCAGGGAAGGTCAGAGTATTTGACCGTAGAGGCCATGTTGCAAAACTCTGCATAGTCTTCCTTCCCTTGCTTGTTGCAGCTCTAGTTGGAGTTTCGCGAGTTGATGACTACTGGCACCATTGGCAAGATGTATTTGCTGGAGGTGTTCTAG GGTTGACAGTAGCTTCGTTTTGTTATTTGCAGTTCTTTCCACCACCTTATGACATTGACG GCATCGGTAAAGACTGCatcaaatcaaaacaaattatttGCACTGTATCTATGATTTCGAAACAAGTTGTATCTGAGACATGGAACATACATACATCACCGATGCCTTCCTCAGGCTGGGGACCTCATGTGTACTTCCAGACATTGGCAGACTCAGCATCCGGAAATGGCACCCAGTCCTCATCCAGCAACATCAATTGTCTTGGTGTACGTCCAGCAGAACTTGAAAATGTGTATATCCAATCTCACAATGGTGTGGTAAGTCCTATGCTAAATGGAGTTGAAAGTGGAAGAAGATATTAG